A window from uncultured Desulfobacter sp. encodes these proteins:
- the recO gene encoding DNA repair protein RecO, whose translation MVFDSNTGDFCTDAILLRKIEYGDHDLIITFLTRDKGKISVMAKNAKKSVRRFSGAMDLFSVNHIQCVFPKKNRDAMINLCQTVLENGFSRIRYDVVNTAYASYWTEIVTQWLEEGKAQPDIFELLYTALEMVDEGFIPTQVISLLFQIRFMRLSGFSPGLDRCDVCRSGMEDVDSAKLWFDFKAGRVVCPQCKGNIPKHQQSAGPLGDNAQGCWVSKGTLKQLSWINTVEMARADRIKFSPVAIKEGETLLESFIPFHVGRHFNSLKFLYKMRSDI comes from the coding sequence TTGGTATTTGACAGCAATACGGGCGATTTCTGCACGGACGCCATATTACTTCGTAAAATTGAATATGGCGACCATGACCTGATCATCACCTTCCTGACCCGGGACAAAGGAAAGATCAGTGTGATGGCAAAGAATGCAAAAAAGAGTGTGCGCAGGTTTTCAGGCGCCATGGACCTGTTCTCCGTGAACCATATCCAGTGCGTCTTTCCCAAAAAAAACAGGGACGCCATGATCAATTTGTGTCAGACTGTTCTTGAAAACGGGTTTTCCCGCATTCGTTATGATGTGGTGAACACCGCCTATGCTTCTTATTGGACGGAAATTGTCACCCAGTGGCTGGAGGAGGGGAAAGCCCAGCCCGATATTTTTGAGCTGCTTTACACTGCCCTTGAAATGGTGGACGAGGGGTTTATCCCCACCCAGGTGATCAGTCTGCTGTTTCAGATTCGTTTTATGCGCTTATCCGGGTTTTCTCCCGGGCTTGACCGGTGCGATGTTTGCCGATCCGGTATGGAAGATGTTGATTCGGCAAAGCTTTGGTTCGATTTTAAGGCGGGCCGGGTGGTCTGCCCCCAGTGTAAAGGCAATATCCCTAAACACCAGCAATCTGCAGGACCTTTGGGCGACAATGCCCAGGGATGCTGGGTGTCCAAGGGAACCTTGAAACAGTTGTCCTGGATCAATACCGTGGAAATGGCCCGGGCGGATCGTATTAAGTTTTCTCCTGTTGCCATCAAAGAGGGAGAGACCCTGCTTGAGTCTTTTATTCCATTTCATGTTGGCAGACATTTCAACAGCCTGAAGTTTTTATACAAAATGAGATCAGACATATGA
- a CDS encoding FCD domain-containing protein, with the protein MEFLAIKKNTAVNMVVEQLLEQIRKQGLLPGSKLPAQRDLAVMFGVGRSSIREAINTLVARGYLEPIQGKGTFIKEIRQNSETQFEKLSTAAQKSSFLDLMEARTTLECKTAALAATRATANSLNQLKDIMSLLYKDMENSSYDIFLRADKSFHYALAEATENEVICEMTKLVLELLTEHHENLKSDHLSHAYRKKSVNTLGKVLGAIETRNPAAASQWMEKHLTAIIDELDNVL; encoded by the coding sequence ATGGAATTTTTAGCCATAAAGAAAAATACGGCGGTGAATATGGTGGTGGAACAGCTTTTGGAGCAGATCCGCAAACAGGGGCTTTTACCCGGAAGCAAACTGCCCGCCCAAAGGGACCTTGCCGTGATGTTCGGCGTGGGGAGATCTTCAATTAGAGAGGCCATCAACACCCTGGTGGCCAGGGGGTACCTTGAACCCATCCAGGGCAAAGGCACCTTTATCAAAGAGATCCGGCAAAACTCGGAAACCCAATTTGAAAAACTGTCCACGGCCGCCCAAAAGAGTTCGTTTTTGGATCTGATGGAGGCCAGAACCACCCTTGAATGCAAAACCGCAGCCCTGGCAGCAACCCGGGCCACCGCCAATTCCCTGAATCAACTCAAGGATATCATGAGCCTCTTGTACAAGGATATGGAAAACAGCAGTTACGATATCTTTCTTCGGGCGGACAAATCGTTTCACTACGCCCTGGCCGAGGCGACCGAGAATGAGGTCATCTGCGAAATGACAAAACTGGTCCTTGAGCTTCTCACGGAACACCACGAAAACCTCAAGTCAGACCACCTGAGCCACGCCTACAGAAAAAAATCAGTCAACACCCTGGGCAAAGTACTCGGGGCCATCGAAACCCGGAACCCCGCCGCCGCATCCCAATGGATGGAAAAGCATCTGACCGCCATCATCGACGAACTGGATAATGTCCTGTAG
- a CDS encoding TRAP transporter large permease, which yields MDVLISIFILIGTLLIGIPVPFCFTATVMWMVGVGDYNITSLLPVGYSKMNTVALLAVPLFIMAGGLMEQGKIAQPLVNLIRIFIGDRKSGIGTVAVVASAIFGSISGAAAATLSCIGSVLLPEMERSKYPLGLSAALLVNACPLGLLIPPSCIQIIYAWISYQSVLNCFLATIGPGIMLTILLCVVNAFLLRKHKDIVVADPQPLSAKFAQAGSRLGGATPALLMPVIVLGGIYSGIMTPTEASGIAVLYAIPVGFWIYKGLNRENFIATLIKTSVTSGVVMCMLFVVMILSRIYVMEDLPATILTFLNSISDNKLVMLMMVNVFMVLIGMLMDDTSGTLLCTPVLLPVVTHLGIHPVQFAAILGVNLGMGLVTPPTAPMLYLGARVASCKVNRMLTPTFYMIVFAWIPTLILTTYWSSLSLFLPRFLLGADL from the coding sequence ATGGACGTATTGATATCAATATTCATTCTCATCGGCACATTGCTCATCGGCATTCCCGTGCCGTTTTGTTTTACGGCGACGGTCATGTGGATGGTCGGCGTGGGCGATTACAATATCACGTCGCTTTTGCCTGTGGGCTACAGCAAGATGAACACTGTGGCGCTTCTGGCGGTTCCCTTGTTCATCATGGCCGGCGGCCTCATGGAACAGGGCAAGATTGCCCAGCCCCTGGTCAACCTGATCCGGATCTTCATCGGCGACCGGAAAAGCGGCATTGGTACCGTGGCCGTGGTGGCTTCAGCCATTTTCGGCTCCATCTCCGGGGCCGCCGCCGCAACCCTTTCCTGCATCGGTTCCGTGCTCCTGCCTGAGATGGAGCGGTCCAAATATCCCCTGGGACTTTCGGCGGCCCTTTTGGTTAACGCCTGTCCCCTGGGACTTTTAATTCCGCCGAGCTGCATCCAGATCATCTACGCCTGGATCTCCTATCAGTCGGTGCTGAACTGTTTTCTGGCGACCATCGGGCCCGGCATCATGCTGACCATTCTTTTGTGTGTGGTCAATGCATTCCTGTTGCGCAAACACAAGGATATCGTCGTGGCCGACCCCCAGCCTTTGTCCGCCAAGTTTGCCCAGGCCGGCTCCCGTCTGGGCGGGGCAACGCCTGCGCTTCTCATGCCCGTGATTGTTCTGGGCGGCATCTATTCGGGCATCATGACACCCACCGAAGCTTCTGGCATTGCGGTGCTCTACGCTATTCCCGTGGGCTTCTGGATTTACAAAGGGCTTAACCGGGAAAATTTTATCGCCACCCTGATCAAGACCTCGGTGACCTCCGGGGTGGTCATGTGCATGCTCTTTGTGGTGATGATCCTGAGCCGGATTTACGTGATGGAGGATTTGCCCGCCACCATCCTGACCTTTCTCAATTCCATTTCGGACAATAAGCTGGTCATGCTCATGATGGTCAACGTCTTCATGGTTTTGATCGGAATGCTCATGGACGATACCTCGGGCACGCTGTTGTGCACGCCCGTTCTCTTACCCGTGGTCACCCATTTGGGTATTCACCCGGTGCAGTTCGCTGCCATCCTGGGGGTGAACCTTGGCATGGGTCTGGTGACCCCGCCCACCGCACCGATGCTCTATCTGGGTGCCCGGGTGGCCTCCTGCAAGGTAAACCGGATGCTGACCCCCACCTTTTATATGATCGTATTTGCATGGATACCCACCCTGATCCTGACGACCTATTGGTCTTCTTTGTCCCTGTTCCTGCCAAGATTCCTATTAGGAGCTGATTTGTAA
- the ligA gene encoding NAD-dependent DNA ligase LigA, producing MDFETSRIEAQKLRSELTEHSYRYYVLDDPVIDDQTYDMMLRKLIDIETRFPELVTEDSPTRRIGAPPLAAFDTASHSVPMLSLDNAFNDQEILDFHARCLKTSGAHTLTYTAEPKLDGLAVELTYENGLLVLATTRGDGYTGEVITENIRTIRSVPLRLMDDKTAVPELIEVRGEVIIRHEDFEMLNQRRMNKGESVFANPRNAAAGSLRQLDSKITAQRPLTIFVYGVGVVRGLEFPTQAQMLEYLADLGFPVNPLIRKGISIQQVLEHFKHLETLRSDLAYDIDGMVIKVDDVLIQQALGEKIKSPRWAIAYKFPAMEKTSKILDITVQVGRTGTLTPVAELAPVNIGGVTVSRATLHNADEIERKDIRIGDTALITRAGDVIPKVVKIIPDARTGEETVFTMPDHCPVCDSRVRRLEGEAAVKCINAGCSAQIKERIRHFVSKKAFDIDGLGKKLVEQMVDQNVISSFADLFHLDRDTLAGLERMGIKSADNILAAVEQSKRVSFARFIFALGIDHTGEHAARLLARKFADLDALMAADKLTISTIHGMGETTASAVTGFFSIEENVNLVKNLIEAGVTVTNDLYGGGDKKDNAFSGKTIVLTGSFEAMTRNEAKAKLLALGANVTGSVSKKTDIVVAGSKAGSKLTKAEELGITVWDEAELLALIGGGD from the coding sequence ATGGATTTTGAGACAAGCCGGATTGAGGCGCAAAAGCTGCGCTCGGAATTAACAGAACACAGTTACCGCTATTATGTGCTGGATGATCCGGTGATTGATGACCAGACCTATGACATGATGCTGCGCAAGCTCATTGACATTGAAACGCGTTTTCCTGAGCTTGTCACCGAGGATTCCCCCACCCGGCGCATCGGGGCTCCGCCTTTAGCAGCTTTTGATACGGCCTCCCATTCGGTGCCCATGCTCAGCCTGGACAATGCCTTTAATGATCAGGAAATTCTGGATTTCCATGCCCGGTGTCTGAAAACGTCCGGGGCACATACCCTGACCTATACGGCGGAGCCCAAGCTGGACGGTCTGGCTGTGGAACTGACCTATGAAAACGGACTGTTGGTATTGGCCACCACCCGGGGAGACGGATACACGGGCGAAGTGATCACGGAAAACATCAGGACCATCCGCTCCGTGCCCCTGCGTCTGATGGACGATAAAACAGCTGTGCCGGAGTTGATCGAAGTGCGCGGCGAGGTGATCATCCGGCATGAAGATTTTGAAATGCTTAATCAGCGCCGCATGAATAAAGGGGAATCGGTTTTTGCCAATCCCCGCAATGCCGCCGCAGGGTCCCTGCGCCAGCTGGATTCGAAAATAACGGCCCAGCGGCCGTTGACCATATTTGTTTACGGCGTGGGTGTGGTCAGAGGTCTTGAATTTCCCACCCAGGCACAGATGCTTGAGTACCTTGCAGATTTGGGATTTCCTGTGAACCCGCTCATACGAAAAGGGATATCAATTCAGCAGGTGCTGGAGCATTTTAAACATCTGGAAACCCTTCGTTCAGACCTGGCCTATGATATCGACGGCATGGTGATCAAGGTGGATGATGTTTTAATTCAGCAGGCCCTGGGTGAAAAAATAAAAAGTCCACGGTGGGCCATAGCCTATAAATTCCCGGCCATGGAAAAGACCAGCAAAATACTGGATATTACGGTTCAGGTGGGCCGTACCGGAACGCTGACCCCTGTGGCAGAACTTGCGCCGGTGAACATCGGCGGTGTCACGGTCTCCAGAGCCACCCTGCACAATGCCGATGAGATTGAACGCAAAGATATCCGCATTGGTGATACGGCATTGATCACCCGGGCCGGGGACGTGATCCCTAAAGTGGTAAAAATTATCCCTGACGCCCGTACCGGAGAAGAAACTGTCTTTACCATGCCCGACCATTGTCCGGTGTGCGATTCCAGGGTACGGCGCCTTGAGGGCGAGGCGGCGGTGAAATGCATCAATGCCGGGTGCAGCGCCCAGATCAAAGAGCGTATTCGCCATTTTGTGTCTAAAAAAGCCTTTGATATAGACGGGCTTGGCAAAAAGCTGGTGGAGCAGATGGTGGATCAAAACGTAATCAGCTCCTTTGCCGACCTATTTCATCTGGACCGGGATACCCTGGCCGGGCTTGAACGTATGGGGATAAAGTCTGCCGACAATATTCTCGCGGCCGTTGAACAGTCCAAAAGGGTTTCCTTTGCACGGTTTATTTTTGCCCTGGGCATTGATCACACCGGCGAACATGCCGCAAGGCTGCTGGCCCGGAAATTTGCCGATCTTGACGCATTGATGGCTGCAGACAAACTCACCATCAGCACCATCCATGGCATGGGCGAGACCACAGCCAGTGCGGTTACCGGATTTTTTTCCATTGAGGAAAACGTTAATCTGGTGAAAAATCTGATTGAAGCAGGCGTCACCGTTACCAATGATCTGTACGGCGGGGGCGATAAAAAGGACAACGCCTTCAGCGGGAAAACCATTGTACTGACCGGCAGTTTTGAAGCCATGACAAGAAATGAAGCCAAAGCAAAACTGTTGGCCCTGGGCGCAAATGTAACAGGGTCTGTATCAAAGAAAACCGATATCGTTGTCGCCGGCAGCAAAGCCGGTTCCAAGCTGACCAAAGCCGAAGAACTCGGCATCACTGTCTGGGATGAAGCCGAACTCCTTGCGTTGATTGGCGGCGGGGATTAA
- a CDS encoding galactokinase encodes MNLAPILEKKQIHVSVPCRIDFGGTLDISTFYLPLADLKPATLNLALDMRTHVYLSPGEEGRIKISSKGFDTIDRSRDDKGWNGPMGLMFAVFQYFNAHGVHLHIESESPVRSALGGSSCAAVAIIAAVYTALEKPIDPEHIAWLAHYLEGAVAGVLCGTQDQTAAAFGGVNLWEWKFGQKGPEFTRCPVFDSHEKIEQLNRHLLVAYCGIPHESSDVNGRWVNEFRAGRAYDAFEQITRLTRQFTRALATFSFKEAAQLINRETAIRCELTPDVLDNTGVQLWESAKAQGCGARFTGAGGGGCLWAVGEESNMDKLKIQWQKILDPIDGAMVLDTAIDPRGIRIY; translated from the coding sequence ATGAATCTTGCACCAATACTTGAAAAAAAACAGATACATGTCAGTGTGCCCTGCCGCATTGATTTTGGCGGCACCCTGGATATATCCACCTTTTATCTGCCCCTGGCGGACTTGAAGCCGGCAACCTTGAATCTGGCCCTTGATATGCGTACCCATGTCTATCTGTCACCGGGCGAAGAAGGGCGGATTAAAATCTCTTCCAAGGGGTTTGATACCATTGACCGCAGCCGGGATGACAAAGGGTGGAACGGTCCCATGGGCTTGATGTTTGCCGTGTTTCAGTATTTTAATGCCCATGGGGTGCATCTGCACATTGAATCGGAATCGCCGGTTCGAAGTGCCCTGGGGGGCTCCTCATGTGCCGCTGTGGCCATTATTGCCGCCGTTTACACCGCCCTGGAAAAACCGATCGATCCCGAACATATTGCCTGGCTGGCCCATTATCTGGAAGGTGCCGTGGCCGGGGTGTTGTGCGGAACCCAGGATCAGACGGCGGCGGCATTTGGCGGGGTGAACCTGTGGGAATGGAAATTTGGGCAAAAAGGCCCTGAATTTACACGGTGCCCGGTGTTTGATTCCCATGAAAAAATAGAGCAATTGAATCGTCATCTCCTGGTGGCCTATTGCGGCATTCCCCATGAGTCCAGTGATGTGAACGGGCGGTGGGTGAATGAATTTCGGGCGGGCCGGGCCTATGATGCATTTGAACAGATCACCCGTTTAACAAGGCAGTTCACCCGTGCGTTGGCAACCTTTTCCTTTAAGGAGGCTGCACAGTTGATAAACCGGGAAACAGCCATCCGCTGTGAATTAACGCCGGATGTGCTGGATAATACCGGCGTGCAGTTGTGGGAATCGGCAAAGGCACAAGGATGTGGGGCCAGATTCACCGGGGCAGGCGGGGGCGGCTGCCTGTGGGCCGTTGGGGAAGAATCAAATATGGATAAACTGAAAATACAGTGGCAAAAAATTCTTGATCCCATAGACGGGGCAATGGTGCTGGATACGGCCATCGACCCCAGGGGAATTCGTATTTATTAA
- a CDS encoding TRAP transporter small permease subunit: MEAIKQAFVFVYEFLLKIERVMLVVTSLVVVGIICVAVFMRYVLHTDLFAYDELVMIAAFWLYFIGAAYGSYEDSHIKADIVQISLAPKHPKAAAIIGLISKGLEVVFSLTIASWGWSLMAWQLKFMGRTMGWGIPIAVPQGAIVVGFSLMSFYAVVHFVKALNALRAGDFQGEEI, encoded by the coding sequence ATGGAGGCGATAAAGCAAGCCTTTGTTTTTGTGTATGAATTTTTATTGAAGATCGAGCGGGTCATGCTGGTGGTCACCAGCCTGGTCGTGGTGGGAATTATTTGTGTGGCGGTATTCATGCGCTATGTCCTGCATACGGACCTTTTTGCCTATGATGAGTTGGTCATGATCGCTGCATTCTGGCTTTATTTCATCGGTGCGGCCTACGGCAGTTACGAGGACAGCCATATCAAAGCAGATATCGTTCAAATCTCCCTTGCGCCGAAACACCCAAAAGCTGCCGCAATCATCGGACTGATCTCCAAGGGGCTTGAGGTGGTTTTTTCACTCACCATTGCAAGCTGGGGCTGGTCACTTATGGCCTGGCAGCTCAAGTTCATGGGACGGACCATGGGGTGGGGGATTCCCATCGCAGTGCCCCAGGGCGCCATTGTTGTGGGATTCTCACTCATGAGTTTCTATGCCGTCGTACATTTTGTTAAGGCACTGAATGCCCTCCGGGCCGGTGATTTTCAAGGAGAGGAAATCTGA
- the mgtE gene encoding magnesium transporter gives MQKEQILILENSITRLLRRGANKQLLNIIKKTHMADLSIIFEHLTPLNQEKLFNLLDNPDDIGLLFSHLSEKTFVEFVKIVNFDKLVTVFDHMASDDAAELLGCLDEELSDKILSKMKKEESYNVEQIMSYDEDTAGSLMVKDYVALEEDVKAKEVIEALQNKYLDVEMPFYIYVIDDYGKLVGVSSLRQLVVESPDKPLKDFMSTDLVSVKPYTDRDVVARLVSRYDFLAIPVVDDDNRIIGIVTVDDVIDILHESATEDMLKMAGVGEDYVETQSILKGTRIRLPWLFASCCGGIANFFIIGRFESTLTQLTGLAAFIPIIMGMGGNIGTQSATIVVRGIATGRVNIRDFAKVISRELGVGFILGMTYGGLIATVAKLSFMAEPFSWALSVVVGGSILSSMTVAALVGTSVPMIFQRLNIDPAVATGPFVTTTMDLISVYCYFTITRLLLGI, from the coding sequence ATGCAAAAAGAGCAAATTCTGATACTTGAGAACAGCATTACACGATTGTTGCGCCGGGGGGCCAATAAGCAGCTGCTCAACATCATAAAAAAAACCCACATGGCGGATCTGTCTATTATTTTTGAACATCTGACACCCCTGAACCAGGAAAAACTGTTCAATCTGCTGGACAACCCCGACGATATCGGTCTGCTGTTTTCGCATCTGTCTGAAAAGACCTTTGTGGAGTTTGTCAAAATCGTTAATTTCGATAAACTGGTAACGGTTTTTGACCACATGGCCTCGGATGATGCCGCTGAACTGCTCGGATGCCTGGACGAAGAACTGTCCGACAAGATTCTGTCCAAAATGAAAAAGGAAGAGTCGTACAATGTCGAGCAGATCATGAGCTATGATGAAGATACTGCCGGCAGTCTCATGGTGAAAGATTACGTGGCCCTTGAAGAAGATGTCAAGGCAAAGGAAGTGATCGAAGCGCTGCAGAACAAGTATCTTGATGTTGAGATGCCCTTTTACATCTATGTGATAGATGATTACGGCAAGCTTGTGGGAGTCAGTTCCCTTCGCCAGCTGGTGGTGGAATCCCCGGATAAACCCCTTAAGGATTTCATGTCCACGGATCTTGTATCGGTCAAGCCTTATACGGACAGAGATGTGGTGGCCCGTCTGGTCTCCCGGTATGATTTTCTGGCCATCCCGGTTGTGGATGATGACAACCGGATCATCGGTATTGTGACCGTGGATGACGTCATTGATATCCTGCATGAAAGCGCCACCGAAGATATGCTGAAAATGGCCGGTGTGGGTGAAGATTATGTTGAGACCCAGTCCATTCTCAAAGGCACCCGGATCAGGTTGCCCTGGCTGTTTGCCAGCTGCTGTGGCGGTATTGCCAATTTTTTTATCATCGGCCGGTTTGAATCCACCTTGACGCAACTGACAGGGCTTGCCGCATTCATCCCCATCATCATGGGAATGGGCGGGAACATCGGCACCCAGAGTGCCACCATCGTGGTTCGGGGAATTGCCACGGGCCGGGTGAATATCCGGGATTTTGCCAAGGTTATTTCCAGGGAACTTGGTGTGGGATTTATTCTGGGTATGACCTATGGCGGCTTGATTGCGACGGTGGCTAAGCTGAGCTTTATGGCTGAACCCTTTTCCTGGGCCTTGTCCGTGGTGGTCGGGGGATCAATTCTGTCTTCCATGACCGTGGCGGCGTTGGTGGGAACTTCTGTGCCCATGATTTTCCAGCGGCTCAATATTGATCCGGCCGTGGCCACGGGTCCATTTGTCACAACCACCATGGACCTGATCAGTGTTTACTGTTATTTCACCATTACAAGGTTGTTGCTTGGTATTTGA
- a CDS encoding nucleoside phosphorylase, which translates to MSYPTWSDLNSPSIVPPLGQRNAKSAGPAALMVSTDPDMGLIRQGFGKWQSRAFFNSSVLVKKDDPLGMSVTGPFIGAPYGVMLLESLIAQGARAVIVLGWCGSLSQDLVPGDLVVVEKALVDEGTSRHYMDLSGELPVVHADAGLAAILADALGAAGLDVQSQSTIWTTDAIYRETPEKVAWYKDKGACAVEMECSALFAAAAFRKIPIAALLVVSDSLARGDGAWDPGFHKKRFKAMRKKAIDVAMALTGKLADGF; encoded by the coding sequence ATGAGTTATCCGACATGGTCGGACCTGAATAGCCCGTCAATTGTTCCGCCTTTAGGACAAAGAAATGCAAAAAGCGCGGGGCCCGCTGCATTGATGGTCAGTACGGACCCGGACATGGGACTGATCCGCCAGGGATTTGGCAAGTGGCAGTCCCGCGCTTTTTTTAACAGCAGTGTGCTGGTCAAAAAAGATGACCCTCTGGGGATGAGTGTGACAGGTCCCTTTATCGGTGCGCCCTATGGGGTGATGCTGCTGGAATCATTGATTGCACAGGGAGCCCGGGCTGTTATTGTCCTTGGCTGGTGCGGCAGCCTGTCGCAGGATCTTGTTCCGGGGGATCTGGTGGTGGTGGAAAAGGCCCTGGTGGATGAGGGGACCTCCCGGCATTATATGGATCTGTCCGGGGAGTTGCCGGTGGTTCATGCCGATGCCGGTCTTGCCGCGATCCTTGCCGATGCCCTTGGCGCAGCCGGGCTTGACGTGCAGTCTCAATCCACCATCTGGACCACGGATGCCATTTACCGGGAGACCCCTGAAAAGGTGGCCTGGTACAAGGATAAAGGGGCCTGTGCCGTGGAGATGGAGTGTTCGGCATTATTTGCGGCGGCGGCATTCAGAAAGATCCCCATCGCGGCCCTGCTTGTGGTTTCCGACAGCCTGGCCCGGGGCGATGGTGCCTGGGACCCGGGATTTCATAAAAAAAGGTTTAAAGCCATGCGTAAAAAAGCCATAGACGTTGCCATGGCATTGACAGGAAAACTTGCAGATGGATTTTGA
- the dctP gene encoding TRAP transporter substrate-binding protein DctP: MKRLVCLFAVSCFLGLFSAMPASAKIKLNFAGHYPEEHPSTQLLRKAAQEVKEKTEGRVEIKIFPGDQLGDYTLLFQDIMMGSVDMGQVNLPSEYDVRLEAHSIPYIVKGYDDIPKIFSYDSNFSQTFKDILAQKDIEFFGFNVIGLIGVGSKVEPENPFDPKADKKILIRVPPMKVYQLSAKALNYRTTTINWADIYSAMQTGVCDGWIGGTPDVNYLTFKDVENYYVAYNNFVECNAFIMGKQAYKRLGKDAQIVKDVFKATAAASFEMAKVQDDLYLKKMEEAGLTVIYPTPEQAKTLSDYIHETVWPKLYDLYGKEIFDSIKKDLGEL, translated from the coding sequence ATGAAACGTTTGGTATGTCTATTTGCTGTCAGTTGTTTTTTAGGATTGTTTTCGGCGATGCCGGCATCGGCAAAAATTAAGCTGAATTTTGCAGGCCATTACCCCGAAGAGCACCCGTCAACCCAATTGCTGCGCAAAGCTGCCCAGGAAGTCAAAGAAAAGACCGAAGGCCGGGTTGAGATTAAAATTTTCCCCGGAGACCAGCTCGGTGACTATACCCTGTTGTTCCAGGATATCATGATGGGCTCTGTGGATATGGGACAGGTCAATCTGCCGAGCGAGTATGACGTTCGTCTGGAAGCCCACAGCATCCCCTATATTGTTAAAGGATACGACGATATCCCAAAAATCTTTTCCTATGATTCCAATTTCAGCCAGACCTTTAAAGATATCCTGGCCCAAAAGGATATCGAATTTTTCGGCTTTAATGTCATTGGGCTTATCGGCGTGGGCAGCAAGGTCGAGCCTGAAAATCCCTTTGATCCCAAAGCGGACAAAAAGATCCTGATCCGGGTTCCGCCCATGAAGGTGTACCAGCTCTCTGCCAAGGCCCTGAACTACCGGACCACCACCATCAACTGGGCCGATATCTATTCTGCCATGCAGACCGGCGTCTGCGACGGCTGGATCGGCGGTACCCCGGACGTCAATTACCTGACCTTCAAGGATGTTGAAAACTATTATGTGGCCTATAACAATTTTGTTGAGTGCAACGCCTTTATCATGGGCAAGCAGGCTTACAAGCGGCTTGGCAAGGATGCCCAGATTGTAAAGGACGTTTTTAAGGCAACGGCTGCCGCCAGTTTTGAGATGGCCAAGGTTCAGGATGACCTGTATCTGAAAAAGATGGAAGAGGCCGGGCTTACGGTGATTTATCCCACACCCGAACAGGCCAAAACCCTGTCGGACTATATCCATGAAACCGTATGGCCCAAGCTTTACGACCTGTATGGAAAAGAGATTTTTGACAGCATCAAAAAGGACCTAGGCGAACTTTAA